In Deinococcus sp. Leaf326, a single genomic region encodes these proteins:
- a CDS encoding alpha/beta hydrolase has protein sequence MTTPTPDLKWIHHLERGAQDRTLLLLHGTGGDERSLLDLGRRLAPGVNLLSVRGRSLEEGFPRFFRRFSAVQYDQPHLNAEADALADFVGAAAAHYGLDPAAVTALGYSNGANIALAALVRRPGTLAGAALLRPVMALEHPPQPDLSGVRVLALHGAHDPFLPHAAALGPYLRGLGADLTEQTLNAGHELSPQDLGLTAAWLNTGN, from the coding sequence ATGACCACCCCCACACCTGACCTGAAATGGATTCACCATCTGGAACGCGGCGCGCAGGACCGCACCCTGCTGCTGCTGCACGGCACGGGCGGCGACGAGCGCTCGCTCCTCGACCTGGGGCGGCGGCTGGCTCCTGGCGTCAACCTGCTCAGCGTACGGGGGCGCTCACTGGAAGAAGGCTTCCCGCGCTTTTTCCGCCGGTTCAGCGCCGTGCAGTACGACCAGCCGCACCTGAACGCCGAGGCCGACGCCCTGGCCGACTTCGTGGGGGCGGCCGCCGCGCACTACGGCCTCGACCCCGCCGCCGTCACGGCGCTGGGCTACAGCAACGGAGCGAACATCGCGCTCGCTGCCCTGGTCCGCCGGCCCGGCACCCTGGCCGGCGCGGCGCTGCTGCGGCCCGTGATGGCGCTCGAACACCCGCCGCAGCCGGACCTGAGCGGCGTGCGGGTGCTGGCGCTGCACGGCGCGCACGATCCCTTTTTGCCCCACGCGGCAGCGCTGGGACCCTATCTGCGCGGCCTGGGGGCCGACCTGACCGAGCAGACCCTGAACGCCGGACACGAATTGTCGCCGCAGGACCTGGGCCTGACGGCTGCGTGGCTGAACACGGGCAACTGA
- a CDS encoding GGDEF domain-containing protein produces the protein MSTAFLSSEALTYALQAVLASGGARESFLLYHDGGGTVQLGPAGVRRLSGDWGAGLDEWLPLSGVPLPLLHAGQTVGLLWTAPGESLAAPAAEALADLLARVSAAPDPWSADQLAGYSALIDRDGRLRAATPAWLSLFGLAGEAIGQPLGDLRTEWRLLEQALPGVLAGRAFTVPAGWAAVPAGAPAQFGSELRPWPVAGSELAVLFSVWEANAALRVAASPTAAAPTPGLDSTVFRALFDSAAHAQWLVTGKGTVVEVNAAAAALEAGDSAVSMLGELVWSVGVWRGHEAVRRQVRAAALRAGRGEAAETVLELETGPPWQLRARPLTAGHALLELAPLSHEPQDLERRLALLDILLAYSSEGVVVTDARGRPLMLSGTVRKMMMPGAQDSAARDWARHFELRSVGGEVLAPAQFPGTRALRGEEVRDEEVLVVSEQGSRPMSMSAYVLPSDLGVAVLTRDLSEKRRLLSYLSQVTRRDPLTELPNRQAFMDRIETALEERRHDPECRYAVLLCELGNLDDLSARIGPNLSHRLWLDCAARFRDVFRGSDLVARFEQGQFAALLARPGGPAGLERILDRLRGSFSAPFTVGEETFVPELRVGLVPDLGAQPSAQAVLFAAAQAIRALPERVPAGD, from the coding sequence ATGAGCACTGCATTTCTCTCGTCCGAGGCGCTGACCTACGCTCTTCAGGCCGTTCTGGCGAGTGGCGGGGCCAGAGAAAGCTTCCTGCTGTACCACGACGGCGGCGGCACGGTGCAGCTCGGCCCGGCCGGAGTGCGGCGCCTGAGCGGCGACTGGGGGGCCGGCCTGGACGAATGGTTGCCCCTGAGCGGCGTTCCCCTGCCCCTGTTGCACGCCGGGCAGACCGTGGGGCTGCTGTGGACCGCGCCTGGAGAGTCGCTGGCGGCTCCGGCCGCCGAAGCGCTGGCGGACCTGCTGGCCCGCGTCAGTGCGGCCCCTGACCCCTGGAGCGCCGACCAGCTTGCCGGGTACAGCGCACTGATTGACCGTGACGGGCGGCTACGGGCGGCCACCCCCGCGTGGCTCTCGCTGTTCGGGCTGGCCGGTGAGGCGATCGGCCAGCCGCTGGGCGACCTGCGTACCGAGTGGCGGCTGCTGGAGCAGGCGCTGCCCGGAGTCCTGGCGGGCCGGGCCTTCACGGTGCCGGCGGGATGGGCCGCCGTGCCCGCCGGAGCGCCCGCGCAGTTCGGCAGCGAGCTCCGGCCCTGGCCGGTTGCGGGCTCGGAACTGGCGGTGCTGTTCAGTGTCTGGGAGGCCAACGCCGCGCTGCGGGTCGCGGCCTCGCCCACCGCTGCGGCGCCTACGCCGGGTCTGGACTCCACTGTCTTCCGGGCGCTGTTCGACAGTGCGGCACACGCCCAGTGGCTCGTGACGGGCAAGGGCACCGTGGTAGAGGTCAACGCGGCGGCAGCGGCGCTGGAAGCCGGCGACAGTGCCGTCTCCATGTTGGGTGAGCTGGTCTGGTCGGTGGGCGTATGGCGCGGCCACGAGGCCGTCCGGCGGCAGGTCCGTGCCGCAGCGCTGCGGGCCGGACGCGGCGAGGCCGCCGAAACCGTGCTGGAGCTGGAGACGGGTCCCCCCTGGCAGCTCCGCGCGCGCCCACTGACCGCCGGACACGCCCTGCTGGAGCTTGCGCCCCTGAGCCATGAGCCGCAGGACCTGGAGCGGCGCCTGGCCCTGCTGGACATCCTCCTGGCGTACTCGTCGGAGGGCGTGGTCGTGACCGACGCCCGCGGCCGGCCCCTGATGCTCAGCGGCACCGTGCGCAAGATGATGATGCCTGGCGCACAGGACAGTGCGGCGCGGGACTGGGCGCGGCATTTCGAGCTCAGGAGTGTCGGCGGCGAAGTGCTGGCGCCAGCGCAATTCCCCGGGACGCGCGCCCTGCGGGGCGAGGAGGTGCGCGACGAGGAGGTTCTGGTCGTCTCGGAGCAGGGCTCCCGGCCGATGTCGATGAGCGCCTATGTGCTGCCCAGCGACCTGGGTGTGGCGGTACTGACCCGCGACCTCAGCGAGAAACGCCGCCTGCTGAGCTACCTCAGTCAGGTGACGCGGCGCGACCCCCTCACCGAACTGCCCAACCGCCAGGCCTTTATGGACCGCATCGAGACGGCCCTGGAGGAGCGCCGGCACGACCCCGAATGCCGGTACGCCGTCTTGCTGTGTGAACTGGGCAACCTGGACGATCTGAGCGCCCGAATCGGCCCGAACCTGAGTCACCGGCTGTGGCTCGACTGCGCCGCCCGATTCCGCGACGTGTTCCGGGGAAGCGACCTCGTCGCCCGCTTCGAGCAGGGGCAGTTCGCGGCTCTGCTGGCCCGTCCCGGTGGCCCCGCCGGACTTGAGCGCATTCTCGATCGCCTGCGCGGGAGCTTCTCGGCGCCCTTCACGGTCGGAGAAGAGACGTTCGTGCCCGAACTGCGCGTGGGTCTGGTGCCCGATCTGGGTGCGCAACCCTCGGCGCAGGCAGTGCTGTTCGCTGCGGCTCAGGCTATAAGGGCGCTGCCGGAGCGGGTGCCGGCGGGCGACTGA
- a CDS encoding DUF11 domain-containing protein, with amino-acid sequence MSRSRHLLWTATLALTTGALAVGTPVGTRVTNTATLDYRTSLGAPVQIASLPVEVVVRQVYALSVTPDADAGNVPAARRFGAFAGQDRLIPYTLTNNGNGSDTFNLSVVQPTAGDDFDFSNVAIYADADNNGVADGPALTSLTLAADASTGVLVSVRTPAGAPASSSGLLDLRAVSAGNAAAIDENNYARVDVTNNAQLSLSLNASPAGAVAPGSAITYAATGGNASATSAGNVTGAVTVDGTPRDGIFVRDVLPGGMRLASIDPTSGSTAGAATVLYSTDGGVTWTATAPAVLSDVNAVGLLISGAGAFFPQNATYALRFTATVPAGAAAGTDLTNRATVNFDGNADGDGADAGETVTSLATNNTVASVSSAAFGPFEFPNGDGSGAYTFGGQTITRAGDLQTMATPVTAGTSVTFKQTLLNTGNALNTFNVAVDQSPAGWTCRVVNVDAAGNLSPLNGAVSLPAGGRVDLAAQCDIPLPSTNLTNAEIRVVATPNGGVPDYSLDRVSQVNAAGPVLLGNGDGNPATAPSTAPVTVTAAPGTPALFVLELQNGAPVPEAYNLSSTVPGGYGTPVFYLDTNCDGTPDGGPITQTPAVAPGATVCLIAQVTPPPGRTAGSEPVQFTATSTTTPSRTSTVTDTIGVSGVAAATFVPDRAGNAVPGANVVYTHTLTNTSNGAVTVAVPAFTSPKGWTYEFSTDGVTYAPQLTGLALAQGAATPIYVRVSIPAAYAAGANDTEAAPIRAVVTAAGAAGTTSTVTVVDTTTALRTSATVTKEAGLCNDASCTTVTPLANGAAVSPGDIVRYTIVATNTGDAAQNSVYVADSLPANTEFVAVSATGAGVGLLYSVDGGQTWTTTAPSSLPGGSIRIGVNSDGDSSVGAGDLFGAGQSFTVRFDVRIR; translated from the coding sequence ATGTCCCGTTCCCGTCATCTGCTCTGGACGGCCACCCTTGCCCTGACGACCGGCGCCCTGGCCGTGGGCACCCCCGTCGGTACCCGAGTGACCAACACCGCTACGCTGGACTACCGCACGTCGCTGGGCGCTCCCGTACAGATCGCCTCGTTGCCGGTCGAGGTCGTGGTGCGTCAGGTCTACGCCCTGAGCGTGACGCCCGACGCCGACGCGGGCAACGTCCCAGCCGCCCGGCGCTTCGGCGCGTTCGCGGGCCAGGACCGGCTTATCCCGTACACGCTGACCAACAACGGCAACGGCAGCGACACGTTCAACTTGAGCGTGGTGCAGCCGACTGCCGGCGACGACTTCGACTTCAGCAACGTGGCCATCTACGCCGACGCCGACAACAACGGCGTGGCCGACGGCCCGGCGCTGACCTCGCTGACCCTGGCCGCCGACGCCTCGACCGGCGTGCTCGTATCGGTGCGGACCCCGGCGGGAGCGCCGGCCAGTTCGAGCGGCCTCCTGGACCTGCGAGCCGTGTCGGCCGGTAACGCGGCTGCCATTGACGAGAACAACTACGCGCGCGTAGACGTGACCAACAACGCGCAGCTGAGCCTGAGCCTGAACGCCAGCCCGGCGGGCGCAGTGGCGCCGGGCTCGGCCATCACGTACGCAGCGACCGGAGGCAACGCCTCGGCCACATCTGCCGGCAACGTGACCGGCGCAGTCACGGTGGACGGCACGCCCCGCGACGGCATCTTCGTACGCGACGTGCTGCCCGGCGGGATGCGTCTGGCGAGCATCGATCCCACCAGCGGCAGCACGGCCGGCGCAGCGACGGTGCTGTACTCCACCGACGGCGGCGTGACCTGGACGGCCACCGCGCCCGCCGTCCTCTCCGACGTGAACGCGGTGGGCCTGCTCATCAGCGGTGCCGGCGCCTTCTTCCCGCAGAACGCCACCTACGCCCTGCGCTTCACAGCGACCGTACCGGCCGGCGCGGCCGCCGGCACCGACCTGACCAACCGCGCCACCGTGAACTTCGACGGCAACGCCGACGGCGACGGCGCGGACGCGGGCGAAACCGTGACCTCGCTGGCCACCAACAATACGGTGGCGAGCGTGAGCAGCGCGGCCTTCGGGCCCTTCGAGTTCCCCAACGGCGACGGCTCGGGCGCCTACACCTTCGGCGGGCAGACCATTACGCGTGCGGGCGACCTCCAGACGATGGCTACCCCAGTGACGGCCGGGACCTCGGTGACCTTCAAGCAGACCCTGCTGAACACCGGCAACGCCCTGAACACCTTCAACGTGGCAGTGGACCAGTCGCCGGCTGGCTGGACCTGCCGCGTGGTAAACGTGGACGCAGCCGGCAATCTCTCGCCGCTGAACGGCGCCGTGAGCCTGCCCGCCGGCGGCCGCGTGGACCTCGCGGCGCAGTGCGACATCCCACTGCCCTCGACCAACCTCACGAACGCCGAGATCCGGGTGGTGGCGACCCCCAACGGCGGCGTGCCCGACTACAGCCTCGACCGCGTGTCGCAGGTGAACGCCGCCGGCCCCGTACTGCTGGGCAACGGTGACGGCAATCCGGCCACCGCCCCGAGCACCGCCCCCGTAACCGTCACGGCCGCGCCCGGTACCCCGGCCCTGTTCGTGCTGGAACTGCAGAACGGCGCGCCGGTTCCGGAGGCCTACAACCTGAGCTCCACCGTGCCCGGCGGATACGGCACGCCCGTCTTCTACCTGGACACCAACTGTGACGGCACGCCTGACGGCGGCCCCATCACCCAGACGCCCGCCGTGGCCCCCGGCGCGACCGTGTGCCTGATCGCGCAGGTGACGCCGCCCCCCGGCCGTACGGCGGGCAGCGAGCCGGTGCAGTTCACGGCCACGAGCACGACCACCCCCTCGCGCACCAGCACCGTGACCGACACCATCGGGGTCAGCGGCGTGGCGGCGGCGACCTTCGTGCCCGACCGCGCCGGCAACGCCGTCCCCGGGGCAAACGTGGTCTACACCCATACCCTGACGAACACGAGCAACGGCGCCGTGACCGTGGCTGTGCCGGCCTTCACGTCACCCAAGGGCTGGACCTACGAGTTCTCGACCGACGGCGTCACCTACGCGCCGCAGCTCACCGGCCTGGCGCTGGCGCAGGGCGCAGCCACGCCGATCTACGTGCGGGTCAGCATTCCGGCGGCCTACGCGGCGGGTGCGAACGACACCGAAGCTGCTCCGATCCGCGCGGTCGTCACGGCGGCGGGCGCGGCAGGAACCACGAGCACCGTGACGGTCGTGGACACCACCACCGCCCTGCGGACGAGCGCGACCGTCACCAAGGAAGCGGGTCTGTGCAACGACGCGAGCTGCACCACCGTCACGCCGCTGGCCAACGGCGCCGCCGTCTCACCGGGTGACATCGTCCGGTACACCATCGTCGCCACCAACACGGGCGACGCCGCGCAGAACTCGGTCTACGTGGCCGACTCGCTGCCGGCCAACACCGAGTTCGTGGCCGTCAGCGCGACGGGCGCCGGCGTGGGCCTGCTGTACAGCGTGGACGGCGGCCAGACCTGGACGACCACGGCGCCGAGCAGCCTGCCGGGCGGCAGCATCCGGATCGGCGTGAACAGCGACGGCGACAGTAGCGTCGGCGCGGGCGATCTCTTCGGGGCGGGACAGAGCTTCACGGTCCGCTTCGACGTGCGGATCCGCTGA